The proteins below come from a single Paludibacter jiangxiensis genomic window:
- a CDS encoding FecR family protein, translated as MNNSELTQDQIDSLIINVLGGIANAAEEESLRQWMAQSNANQSYYMQMRDIWDSTAADTVLFNKDTAYRRFKTRVAAQEMSADKKKSFAFARFTRWAAAVAIAFVLGSVSVYVLNRYAQSTNLYSVTVPLGSKSKIELPDHTTVWLNAGSKLSYAQDFAKRSRKVSLEGEAYFEVAKNPHMPFTVNGKEMAVKVLGTKFNVRSYKEDPTVDITLLEGSISLTNHLADNTVPCLLKPNEKATLNKQNGQMTIEKVQASDWSEWTRGKLVFDAERFGQIIRRLEREYNVSINVKDSDLLNRKFYGDFRKAQSIQEIFDIMTAGNQFHYKFKESVITVTK; from the coding sequence ATGAATAATTCCGAATTGACACAAGATCAGATTGATTCCCTCATTATTAATGTATTGGGTGGAATTGCAAATGCTGCCGAAGAAGAATCTTTACGGCAATGGATGGCGCAAAGTAATGCCAACCAAAGCTATTATATGCAGATGCGTGACATTTGGGACAGTACGGCTGCCGATACGGTATTGTTCAATAAAGACACGGCGTATCGCAGATTCAAAACCCGAGTGGCAGCACAGGAAATGTCAGCAGATAAGAAAAAATCGTTTGCATTTGCCCGTTTTACACGGTGGGCTGCAGCAGTAGCTATTGCGTTTGTACTGGGGAGTGTAAGTGTTTATGTGTTAAACAGGTATGCTCAGAGTACCAATCTCTATTCTGTAACTGTACCTTTAGGATCTAAATCGAAAATAGAACTTCCCGACCATACAACGGTATGGCTTAACGCCGGCAGTAAATTGAGCTACGCACAGGATTTTGCAAAACGCAGCCGTAAGGTTTCGCTCGAAGGAGAAGCTTATTTTGAAGTGGCAAAAAATCCACATATGCCTTTTACGGTGAATGGAAAAGAAATGGCAGTGAAAGTGCTGGGAACAAAGTTTAATGTACGTTCATACAAGGAAGATCCTACGGTGGATATTACATTGCTCGAAGGGTCCATCAGTCTTACAAACCATTTGGCTGACAATACGGTCCCCTGTTTGCTGAAACCGAATGAGAAGGCGACGCTGAATAAACAAAACGGGCAGATGACGATTGAAAAAGTACAAGCTTCCGATTGGAGCGAATGGACACGCGGCAAGCTGGTGTTTGACGCAGAGCGCTTTGGTCAGATTATCCGTCGTCTGGAACGAGAATACAATGTAAGTATCAATGTAAAAGACAGTGATTTGCTGAATCGTAAATTTTACGGTGATTTCCGCAAGGCACAGTCAATACAGGAAATCTTTGATATT
- a CDS encoding RNA polymerase sigma-70 factor: MIEHEEFIITQLKEGNESAYRYLYDKYYVRLCRVAKLYTGDNYVSENLVGDLVFYLWENRESISIHSSLSSYLFTSIRNRCLNYLQQSSVVHEARLPSTATEMLENMSVEPESSPLGVIIEKELEQKINDSIEHLPVECRNVFKLSRFENLSYDEIAERLDISSNTVRYHIKNALSTLRTNLREYMTLFF; encoded by the coding sequence ATGATTGAACACGAAGAGTTCATAATAACCCAGCTGAAAGAGGGAAACGAGAGTGCCTACAGGTATCTCTACGACAAATACTACGTGAGGCTGTGTCGCGTAGCCAAACTCTACACGGGTGATAATTATGTATCAGAAAACCTCGTGGGGGATCTTGTCTTTTATCTTTGGGAAAACCGCGAAAGCATCTCCATTCACTCTTCTCTCAGTTCTTACCTGTTTACCTCTATCCGCAACCGTTGTCTCAATTATCTGCAACAATCGAGTGTGGTACACGAAGCACGTTTGCCATCCACTGCAACCGAGATGCTCGAAAATATGTCTGTTGAACCCGAAAGCTCTCCTTTGGGTGTTATTATCGAGAAGGAATTGGAACAGAAGATCAACGATTCTATAGAACATTTACCTGTGGAATGTCGTAATGTGTTTAAGCTTAGCAGGTTCGAAAATCTTAGCTATGATGAGATAGCCGAACGTCTTGACATTTCTTCCAATACGGTGCGTTACCATATTAAAAATGCGCTGTCCACTCTGCGCACGAACCTGCGGGAATACATGACCCTGTTCTTTTGA
- a CDS encoding thiamine-binding protein, whose translation MSVIMEFAMFPMDKGAHVSQYVKRVVEMVDALPFQSQLTAMGTIVECDTMEECLDVLAKANSLLETVADRIYCTAKFDNKPGKTGQMNHKIEAVRAK comes from the coding sequence ATGTCAGTAATAATGGAATTTGCCATGTTCCCCATGGATAAAGGGGCGCATGTGAGTCAGTATGTGAAACGGGTGGTGGAGATGGTAGATGCACTGCCTTTTCAAAGTCAGTTAACAGCCATGGGTACTATTGTGGAATGCGATACCATGGAAGAATGTCTGGACGTGCTTGCCAAAGCCAATTCGTTGCTTGAAACTGTTGCAGATCGGATTTATTGTACCGCCAAGTTTGACAATAAGCCGGGAAAAACGGGGCAGATGAATCACAAGATAGAAGCCGTCAGGGCAAAATAG
- a CDS encoding SGNH/GDSL hydrolase family protein, which produces MKKMIASACFVVLMAGVNVSAQQMAPKDAPKVVVADSEKTLHSQWQGKRVAYLGDSMTDKRRVGTTCVYWEYLTELLGVEPSVYGISGNMWDGIYRQALKLHEEKGTDVDAILIFAGTNDYNHNTPIGQFFTETMKQTNHNGNVVTRKYRTPVVNDTTFCGRINKVMSYLKANYPQQQIVIMTPIHRGYAKFGEKNVQPDENYCNGLGLYIDSYIDVLKQSASYWAVPLIDLYSLSGLYPLADAQAQYFHNADTDRLHPNAAGDYRLAKTIQYQLLSLPSTFVEK; this is translated from the coding sequence ATGAAAAAAATGATTGCAAGTGCCTGTTTTGTTGTGTTGATGGCAGGCGTGAACGTGTCGGCACAGCAAATGGCGCCGAAAGATGCCCCAAAAGTGGTGGTGGCTGATAGTGAAAAAACGCTTCATTCCCAGTGGCAGGGCAAACGGGTGGCTTATCTGGGCGACTCGATGACTGACAAACGCCGTGTGGGTACTACCTGCGTCTATTGGGAATATCTCACCGAATTGCTGGGTGTTGAACCGTCGGTTTACGGCATTAGCGGCAATATGTGGGACGGCATTTACCGGCAAGCTCTGAAACTGCACGAAGAGAAAGGGACTGATGTGGATGCTATCCTGATTTTTGCGGGAACTAACGATTATAATCACAACACCCCGATCGGCCAGTTTTTTACCGAAACCATGAAGCAGACCAATCATAATGGTAATGTGGTGACTCGGAAATACCGTACACCGGTAGTTAACGATACCACCTTTTGCGGTCGTATCAACAAAGTAATGTCGTATCTCAAAGCAAATTACCCGCAGCAGCAAATTGTTATCATGACACCCATTCACAGAGGATATGCCAAATTCGGTGAAAAGAACGTGCAACCTGACGAAAATTACTGCAACGGACTCGGATTGTATATTGACAGCTATATTGATGTGCTGAAGCAGTCAGCTTCCTATTGGGCAGTACCGCTTATCGACCTTTACTCGTTGAGTGGCCTTTATCCGTTGGCAGATGCACAGGCGCAGTATTTCCATAATGCGGATACCGACCGTTTGCATCCCAATGCGGCAGGCGATTATCGTTTGGCAAAGACCATTCAGTATCAATTGCTGTCATTACCCTCTACCTTTGTGGAAAAATAA
- a CDS encoding HAD family hydrolase, which translates to MNKQIKAILFDMDGVLVDSEEYIFAAARMMFAEHDVQVKPEDALPFVGTGENSYIAGIGRANGFEVEIERDKARTYQLYGEITHGKLKSLPGTATFIQQCRQRGLKLAVASSADSVKIEINLREIGVPAGTFDAIVSGEEVERKKPFPDIYLLAAEKVGVSPDECLVVEDAVSGVTAAKAAGARCLALTTSFPAEKLSAADQIVDSLAIGLDEVIG; encoded by the coding sequence ATGAATAAACAGATAAAAGCAATACTGTTCGATATGGACGGAGTGTTGGTGGATTCGGAGGAGTATATCTTCGCGGCTGCCCGCATGATGTTCGCCGAACACGATGTGCAGGTGAAACCCGAAGATGCCCTTCCGTTCGTGGGGACGGGCGAAAACAGCTATATTGCCGGTATCGGCAGAGCCAACGGTTTTGAGGTGGAGATAGAACGCGACAAGGCACGCACTTATCAGCTGTATGGTGAGATAACCCACGGTAAACTGAAATCACTGCCCGGTACCGCAACCTTTATACAACAATGCCGTCAGCGCGGGCTGAAACTGGCGGTGGCCAGTAGCGCAGATAGTGTGAAGATCGAGATCAACCTGCGGGAGATCGGCGTGCCAGCTGGTACGTTCGATGCGATAGTGAGCGGCGAAGAGGTGGAACGTAAAAAGCCGTTTCCGGATATTTACCTACTGGCAGCGGAGAAGGTTGGTGTATCGCCCGACGAATGCCTGGTGGTGGAAGATGCCGTGAGTGGGGTGACCGCCGCCAAAGCTGCCGGAGCCCGCTGTCTGGCGCTGACAACCAGTTTTCCCGCAGAAAAATTGTCCGCAGCCGATCAGATTGTCGATTCGCTTGCTATAGGACTGGATGAGGTGATCGGGTAG
- a CDS encoding restriction endonuclease subunit S produces the protein MSSRIYKLKELVESFSVRAKDLGGSENLPFLGVSNEKGITESKYAAEEKGDDYKIIEKGCFAYNPYRINVGSIAYVEEDIKGLISPAYVLFKVKPNKVLPQLLLTFLKSSEGLSQIKQHARGTVRQALRFEDLCRIEVTLPDYDKQTEIIDRYKKNQLQSDSLSTELTHQLDLVRQLRQSFLREAMQGKLTADFRSAHPELIEGENSAQALLEKIKAEKKQLIKDGKLKKEKELAPIGEDEIPFEIPEGWAWCRLGEIAYNIEYGTSEKADLNSVNIPVLRMNNIQNGKIVLDNLKYVKDTIKDLPRLYLFNNDLLFNRTNSWELVGKSGVYKGQNSVMTFASYLIRIQFIEQISVDFINSYINSSFCRESQLEPHIIQQNGQANFNGTKLKNIISPLPPLSEQQAIVSKLDELMRTCDELEASIRASQQQNEMLLQQVLREALEEKKAEPVLQTVSATRKSNISERTILAAYLIRRFNSDGFGRVMMMKLLFLVEYICQIDFESKYVVNVAGPYDELILEIESKLRRYGIYDARKNKIDNHVRYHEMMGVATVDELFEEKFSGEKEQIESIISTFKKAKWEQCEIVATLYAVWNNRIIKGQIINDLALKQDFLNWDPRKQKYTDRLDSALDWMRGNNIIPAGWGSVIEK, from the coding sequence ATGAGTTCCCGCATATATAAACTAAAAGAGCTGGTGGAGTCATTCTCTGTTAGAGCTAAAGACCTAGGTGGTTCTGAAAATTTACCGTTTCTAGGAGTTAGTAATGAAAAAGGAATAACGGAATCAAAATATGCAGCTGAGGAAAAAGGTGATGACTATAAAATAATTGAAAAGGGTTGCTTTGCATATAATCCTTATAGAATAAATGTCGGTTCGATAGCATATGTAGAAGAGGATATTAAAGGTTTGATTAGTCCTGCTTATGTGTTATTTAAAGTAAAACCGAATAAAGTACTACCTCAATTACTTTTAACGTTTCTTAAATCTTCAGAGGGTTTAAGTCAGATAAAACAACATGCCAGAGGCACAGTAAGGCAGGCATTACGTTTTGAAGATCTATGCAGGATAGAAGTTACTCTACCCGACTACGATAAACAGACAGAAATAATTGATAGATACAAAAAAAATCAGTTGCAAAGTGATTCTCTATCAACGGAACTCACCCACCAACTCGATCTTGTCAGACAACTTCGCCAATCCTTTTTGCGCGAAGCCATGCAGGGCAAGCTCACAGCCGACTTCCGCAGCGCACACCCCGAACTGATAGAAGGGGAAAATAGTGCTCAGGCCTTGTTGGAGAAGATAAAGGCGGAAAAGAAACAACTCATCAAAGATGGAAAACTAAAAAAGGAGAAAGAATTAGCACCGATTGGTGAGGATGAAATTCCTTTTGAAATTCCAGAGGGCTGGGCGTGGTGTAGATTGGGGGAGATAGCATATAACATAGAATATGGAACATCTGAAAAGGCAGACTTAAACTCAGTAAACATACCAGTTTTAAGAATGAATAATATTCAAAATGGGAAAATTGTTTTGGATAACTTGAAATACGTAAAAGACACAATTAAAGATTTACCCAGATTATATCTATTCAATAATGATTTACTATTCAATAGAACAAATAGTTGGGAGCTAGTTGGGAAATCTGGTGTATATAAAGGCCAAAATTCAGTAATGACTTTTGCTTCATATTTAATACGTATCCAATTTATTGAACAGATTTCAGTTGATTTCATCAACTCTTACATAAATTCTAGTTTTTGTAGAGAATCTCAACTTGAGCCACATATTATTCAACAAAATGGTCAAGCAAATTTTAATGGAACTAAGCTAAAGAATATTATTTCTCCTCTTCCCCCTCTCTCCGAGCAGCAAGCAATTGTCAGCAAGCTTGACGAGCTAATGCGCACCTGCGACGAACTGGAAGCCAGCATCCGCGCTAGTCAACAGCAAAATGAAATGCTGCTGCAACAGGTGTTGCGGGAGGCGTTGGAGGAGAAAAAAGCGGAACCGGTTCTGCAGACGGTGTCGGCTACCCGAAAATCGAATATCAGCGAGCGCACCATTTTGGCGGCTTACCTTATCCGTCGCTTCAACTCGGATGGTTTTGGCCGTGTGATGATGATGAAGCTCTTGTTTCTGGTAGAGTATATCTGCCAAATCGATTTTGAATCGAAATATGTAGTCAATGTAGCCGGGCCTTATGACGAATTGATATTAGAGATAGAATCGAAACTCAGAAGGTATGGCATATACGATGCCCGGAAAAACAAAATAGACAATCATGTACGTTACCACGAAATGATGGGCGTTGCGACAGTCGATGAATTGTTTGAAGAAAAGTTCTCGGGCGAAAAAGAGCAGATAGAATCGATTATTAGCACCTTCAAAAAAGCCAAATGGGAGCAGTGCGAAATAGTGGCTACCCTTTATGCCGTTTGGAACAATCGTATCATAAAGGGGCAAATCATTAACGATCTGGCATTGAAACAGGACTTTTTGAATTGGGATCCACGTAAACAAAAGTACACAGACCGTCTGGATAGCGCTCTGGATTGGATGCGTGGAAATAATATTATTCCGGCAGGATGGGGATCGGTGATTGAGAAGTAG
- a CDS encoding class I SAM-dependent DNA methyltransferase, with product MTNLKGTLDSIRKIMWQDTGLNGDAQRIEQLGWMLFFKIFSDKDKELELLNDNYTSPIPDELHWDAWAGNDEGITGDELQEFVDRKLFQDLRNLPVNSTDDLRNKRALIVREVFEGNNNYMKSGINIRKVLNKLNEIDFNIAKDRHAFGELYETILKELQSAGKSGEFYTPRAITEFICEMVNPLLGEKILDPSCGTGGYLTAAIEHLKKQANSVEERQSIAENIIGWEYKPLPYLLATTNLILHDIEVPKISYRDSLDQPLSNYTNRHRVDAILANPPFGGIVANNNENNFPQSFRTKESADLFLVLMIHLLKQGGRAGIVLPDGSLTGDGVKQRVRQKLLEDCNLHTIIRLPNSVFQPYATVATNLLFFTKGEPTKEVWYYEHRLPEGQKSYSKTKTIQLKEFAPIKKWWNHRQESDLCWKVSIDTLKERGYDLDIKNPNRQEDAIEYSSAELMQMLDKSFEKSAGLLAKLKEVLK from the coding sequence ATGACAAACCTAAAAGGAACCCTCGATAGCATCCGCAAGATAATGTGGCAGGATACCGGCCTAAACGGCGATGCGCAACGCATCGAACAGCTGGGATGGATGCTGTTTTTCAAAATATTCTCCGACAAAGACAAAGAGCTTGAACTACTCAACGACAACTATACAAGTCCTATCCCCGACGAACTGCACTGGGATGCCTGGGCTGGCAATGACGAGGGAATTACTGGTGATGAATTGCAGGAATTTGTGGATCGAAAACTGTTTCAGGATCTGCGCAACCTGCCGGTAAACAGCACCGACGACCTGCGCAACAAACGGGCGCTCATTGTACGCGAGGTGTTTGAAGGCAACAACAACTACATGAAAAGCGGCATCAATATCCGCAAGGTATTGAACAAGCTGAATGAGATAGACTTCAACATAGCCAAAGACCGTCATGCTTTTGGTGAGTTGTACGAAACCATTCTCAAGGAACTGCAAAGCGCGGGCAAGAGCGGGGAGTTTTATACCCCGCGCGCCATTACCGAGTTTATCTGCGAAATGGTAAATCCGCTACTGGGCGAAAAGATTTTGGATCCGAGCTGCGGAACGGGTGGTTACCTCACGGCTGCCATCGAGCACTTGAAGAAACAGGCCAATAGCGTGGAAGAGCGCCAAAGTATCGCCGAGAATATTATAGGATGGGAATACAAACCACTGCCTTATCTGCTGGCGACTACCAACCTGATTTTGCACGACATTGAAGTGCCCAAAATCTCGTATCGAGATTCGCTGGACCAACCACTAAGCAATTATACCAACCGGCACCGTGTGGATGCCATACTGGCCAACCCGCCCTTTGGTGGCATTGTGGCCAACAATAACGAGAACAACTTTCCGCAAAGCTTCCGTACCAAAGAGAGCGCCGACCTCTTTCTGGTGCTGATGATACACCTGCTGAAACAGGGTGGACGCGCCGGTATTGTGTTGCCCGACGGCTCACTCACCGGCGACGGCGTTAAACAGCGGGTACGCCAAAAGTTGCTCGAAGATTGCAACCTTCACACCATTATCCGCCTGCCTAATTCGGTATTTCAGCCCTATGCCACGGTGGCTACCAACCTGCTCTTCTTTACCAAAGGAGAACCGACGAAGGAAGTCTGGTACTACGAACACCGCCTGCCCGAAGGACAAAAATCGTACAGCAAAACCAAAACCATACAACTCAAAGAGTTTGCTCCCATCAAGAAATGGTGGAACCACCGCCAGGAATCCGACCTGTGCTGGAAAGTATCTATCGATACCCTGAAAGAACGGGGCTACGACCTGGATATTAAAAACCCCAACCGACAGGAAGATGCCATTGAATATAGTAGTGCCGAACTGATGCAGATGCTGGATAAATCGTTTGAGAAAAGTGCGGGATTGTTGGCTAAATTAAAGGAGGTCCTTAAATGA
- a CDS encoding endonuclease domain-containing protein, with product MQRTEQPAMFYGAKRTIFQNAELLRKNMTPAETKLWENLNKSQLGVRFKAQHPIDIFVADFYCHKFKLVIEIDGGIHEYQQAYDDGRTAELEKWGLTVIRFTNEEVLNDIEKVVDSIKRYLGVAKLATPN from the coding sequence ATGCAACGAACCGAACAACCCGCAATGTTTTATGGTGCAAAGCGTACTATATTTCAGAATGCTGAGTTATTACGAAAAAATATGACTCCGGCAGAAACAAAACTTTGGGAAAATCTGAATAAATCCCAGTTGGGAGTCCGTTTTAAGGCACAACATCCGATTGATATTTTTGTTGCTGATTTTTATTGTCACAAATTCAAATTAGTGATTGAAATAGATGGAGGTATTCACGAATATCAACAAGCATACGACGATGGAAGAACTGCGGAACTGGAAAAATGGGGATTAACCGTTATCCGGTTTACAAATGAAGAGGTTCTGAATGATATTGAAAAGGTAGTAGATAGTATTAAACGTTATTTAGGTGTTGCTAAGCTGGCTACCCCTAATTAG
- the hsdR gene encoding EcoAI/FtnUII family type I restriction enzme subunit R, with protein sequence MVMLNLKSLSERDICTKIITPAIENAGWDRNTQMLEEVSFTDGKIYVRGKLTARGAKKRADYILYYKPNIPIAIIEAKDNKHSIRDGIQQALDYAQILDIPCVFSSNGSGFLFHDRTATDGNIETVLDNNSFPSPEQLWKKYKQYKGINTPEAEKVASQTYFFDGSGRSPRYYQQIAVNRTVEAIANGQPRILLVMATGTGKTYTAFQIIHRLWKSGAKKRILFLADRNALIDQTKRGDFKHFKDKMTVVKNRMIDKSYEVYLALYQGLSGADEEANAYKQFSREFFDLIVIDECHRGSAKENSAWHEILTYFNKATHIGLTATPKETSEVSNSEYFGDPVYTYSLKQGIDDGFLAPYRVVRVTINVDAEGWRPEKGKTDKDGDMVEDRIYNRKDFDKNLVIDERTQVVAQKLTEFLNGYDRFAKTIVFCTDIDHANRMRTAIANCNADLAADNYKYVMQITGDNDEGKRELDNFINPEERYPVIATTSELMTTGVDAQTCKVIVLDAEIKSMTKFKQIIGRGTRINEEFNKLYFTILDFRNVTDLFADKEFDGDPIRVKPVSGNADLTDIISEEENDHASIEDEETGEEIVINPVVRYPEPEDEDKTMWDTPIRKTKVYVNGVDVSALISRELYFDNNGKPITVSLKDYTREVVMGRYASLDDFLKSWNSADKKEILVQELEEQGVMVEALENAVNKEVDLFDLICHVAYGQPPLTRKERANNVKKRNYFAKYGEQARKVLEALLDKYADEGITNIENMDVLRVQPFTEYGSPVEIINEFGSKANYMRAIKELEKELYQSIG encoded by the coding sequence ATGGTAATGCTTAATCTTAAATCACTTTCAGAAAGAGATATTTGTACAAAAATTATTACGCCTGCTATAGAGAATGCCGGTTGGGATAGAAATACCCAAATGCTTGAAGAAGTCAGTTTTACTGATGGGAAAATCTATGTACGTGGTAAACTTACGGCTCGTGGTGCAAAAAAGCGGGCTGACTATATCCTTTATTACAAGCCCAATATACCCATTGCGATTATAGAAGCAAAGGACAATAAACATTCCATTCGAGATGGCATACAACAAGCGTTAGATTATGCCCAAATTTTGGATATACCTTGTGTGTTTAGCAGCAATGGAAGTGGTTTTCTCTTCCACGACCGAACCGCGACGGATGGAAACATTGAAACAGTTCTTGATAACAATAGCTTTCCTTCACCCGAACAGTTGTGGAAAAAGTACAAACAATACAAAGGCATTAATACTCCCGAAGCCGAAAAAGTTGCTTCACAAACCTATTTCTTTGATGGTAGCGGACGTAGTCCTCGTTACTACCAGCAAATTGCCGTTAATCGTACGGTAGAAGCTATTGCGAATGGACAGCCCCGCATTTTGCTCGTAATGGCAACCGGTACAGGCAAAACATACACGGCTTTTCAGATTATACACCGACTATGGAAAAGCGGAGCAAAAAAGCGTATTTTGTTTCTGGCCGATCGTAATGCACTGATTGACCAGACAAAGCGGGGTGATTTCAAACATTTCAAGGATAAAATGACGGTTGTAAAAAACCGAATGATAGATAAAAGCTACGAAGTATATCTGGCATTGTATCAAGGGTTATCAGGAGCTGACGAAGAGGCGAATGCCTATAAGCAATTTTCCCGGGAATTTTTCGATTTGATTGTTATTGATGAGTGTCATCGTGGAAGTGCAAAAGAGAATAGTGCCTGGCATGAAATCTTAACCTATTTCAATAAAGCTACTCATATCGGTTTGACTGCTACTCCTAAAGAGACCAGTGAAGTATCCAATAGCGAGTATTTTGGCGATCCCGTTTATACTTATTCATTAAAACAGGGCATCGACGATGGTTTTTTGGCTCCTTATCGGGTTGTAAGGGTTACGATCAATGTCGATGCCGAAGGATGGCGCCCCGAAAAGGGCAAAACCGATAAAGACGGAGATATGGTGGAAGACCGCATCTATAACCGTAAAGACTTTGATAAAAATCTCGTTATAGATGAGCGTACCCAAGTTGTTGCTCAAAAATTGACGGAGTTTCTGAATGGCTACGATCGCTTTGCCAAAACGATTGTGTTCTGTACCGATATTGACCATGCTAACCGTATGCGAACGGCTATTGCCAATTGCAATGCCGATTTGGCTGCCGATAATTATAAGTATGTCATGCAGATTACCGGCGATAATGACGAAGGTAAACGGGAGCTGGATAATTTTATCAACCCTGAAGAACGCTATCCGGTGATTGCAACTACGTCAGAATTAATGACCACAGGTGTTGATGCTCAAACCTGCAAAGTAATTGTGCTGGATGCCGAAATTAAATCCATGACCAAATTCAAGCAGATAATCGGACGTGGTACGCGCATTAATGAAGAATTCAATAAGCTATATTTTACCATCCTTGATTTTCGTAACGTAACCGATTTGTTTGCTGATAAAGAGTTTGACGGTGATCCGATACGCGTAAAACCTGTTTCAGGAAATGCCGATTTAACTGATATTATTAGCGAAGAAGAGAATGATCATGCTTCAATTGAAGATGAAGAAACGGGAGAAGAAATTGTAATCAATCCGGTTGTCAGATACCCGGAGCCGGAAGATGAGGACAAAACTATGTGGGATACTCCCATCCGCAAGACTAAAGTGTATGTTAATGGAGTCGACGTGTCTGCTTTGATAAGTCGCGAGTTGTATTTCGATAACAATGGCAAACCTATTACTGTTAGTCTGAAGGATTATACCCGCGAAGTTGTTATGGGACGCTATGCATCGCTCGATGACTTTTTGAAATCATGGAATAGTGCAGACAAAAAAGAAATCCTTGTTCAGGAGCTGGAAGAGCAGGGGGTGATGGTAGAAGCACTCGAAAATGCGGTAAACAAAGAGGTTGATTTGTTCGATCTGATATGCCACGTAGCTTACGGGCAGCCGCCATTAACGCGTAAAGAAAGAGCCAATAATGTAAAGAAGCGCAACTACTTTGCAAAATACGGCGAACAAGCCCGTAAAGTACTGGAAGCTTTATTAGATAAATATGCCGACGAAGGAATTACCAATATCGAAAACATGGATGTTTTGCGGGTACAACCCTTTACCGAATATGGTTCGCCGGTGGAAATTATCAATGAATTTGGTAGTAAAGCCAATTATATGAGAGCCATAAAAGAGTTGGAAAAGGAATTGTATCAGAGTATAGGGTAG